In Providencia alcalifaciens, the sequence TTGCTCTACAATATGACCGTTTTCCATATAGACCACACGGCTTGCGGTTTTACGAGCAATTTCAACTTCATGGGTCACGATAACTTGGGTGATCCCTGTTGCTGAAAGTTCACGAATAATGTCCACCACTTGTGCTGTAATTTCAGGGTCAAGTGCGGCTGTTGGTTCATCAAATAACAGAACTTGAGGTTCCATCATCAAGGCGCGAGCAATTGCGACACGTTGTTGCTGTCCACCGGATAAATGCAGGGGATAACGCTCAGCAAACTGAGATAAACGTAAGCGCTCTAACAGCTTAGCGGCTTTTTCTTGAGCTTGCTGTTTGGATAGCTTCAAAACGCGACATGGCGCTTCAATCAGGTTATCCATCACACTTAAGTGAGGCCAAAGATTATATTGTTGGAAAACCATGCCTACGTTTTGGCGCAGATCGCGAATGGCTTTTGCATCTGGTGCTTTAGCAAAATCAAAAGTATGGTTGGCAACATTGAGTTGACCTGAACGTGGCATTTCTAGCAGGTTCAGTACACGCAGTAAGGAGCTTTTACCTGCGCCGCTTGGCCCGAGTAATACCATGGTTTCACCAGCAGAGCACTCTAAGTTGATATCAAAGAGTGCTTGATGGTTACCGTAGAAACAGTTTATGTTTTTTAATTGAATGCTCATGCTTACCAATAATATCTAAATTAACTACCCGCGATATTAATCCTGTAAGCATATTTATGCAATGTTTTCTGCATAAAAATTTGGCTTTTTACGCTAAATTTATTCTGGTTTATTGGAGCTATCCTCCGCTATCGGCGCAGCTACAAGCTTTTTGTCCCGTTGAATAGCCAATTCACTAATACGCTTAGCCATGCCTTTAAAAATAAACAGATGCGCTGGCATCATTGCAAACCAATAGAGTAATCCGCTGAAACCAGCAGGGTGCCACCATGCACGAACATCAATTGAGCGTAGATTTCCACTATCATGAATGGTGAAAGTTAATCGGCCTAAACCTGGCGCTTTCATGCCAAAAAGCAAGCTAAGTTGCTTATTTGGCTCCATATTAATGACTCGCCAACCATCAACTTCATCACCAACCTGTAAGGTGTCACGATCCGGTCTGCCATATTTGACTTTATTCAACATCATATCGTCCATAATGGCGCGTGTTTTCCAAAGGATATTGGCGTAAAAATAACCTTCTTTTCCACCGATTTGCTGTACGGTATGCCAGAGCGATTCCGTGGATGCGGTGGTGCTAAAGGTAAAACCTGCTTGTTTAGGGTAGTAGCCGTAACCCGGTCGCCAGCGTTTTCTTACCTCAGGATCGTAACCCCAATCAGAGTTATCAATGGCACTGGCTTCTTCCGCTAATGTGGTTCTGACTGCATCATCAAATGAAATCAGTGTTTGCGGGATAAGCTCACGAATGAGTTTATCGTCCGCAGGTAGATCGTGTTGTAAGCCTTGGATCAACTCTTTGGCAATAGTGGGCGGCACCGAGGTTATTAAACTAATAAAGTGCACGGAGATCATGCTGATAGGGATCGGAATTGGAATTAACACGCGGCGCTTTCCAGAGACTTTAATAAAGCGCTTGAAGAGCTCTTGGTAGCTTATATATTCAGGGCCACCTGCATCTAATTCTCGACTTTCCGTAACAGGAAGTTGGGCTAATTGCGTGAGGTAATACAGGATATTTTCAAGGGCAATCGGGGATGATTTTGAGCGTACCCAACGAGGCGGTGTCAAAATGGCGAGGTTATACACCATATCACGCATAATTTCGAAGGCCGCAGAGCCTGAACCAACGATAATGGATGCCCGGATTTCAGTAACCGGAATACCACTTTCGCGTAGAATTTCCCCTGTTAAGCGTCTGGCAATTAAATGCGGAGAATAAGTATGCCCATGTTGCAGTGCGCTGAGGTAAATTACCTGCTTGACATTGGAGCCTTGCAGCGCATTTTGTACATTGCGTGCCGCTTCACGTTCACGTTCAATAAGATTGGCTTGATCCGCCATGCTATGAACGAGAAAGTAAACAATATCCACCTCGTCCATAATATTTTTCAAGGTCTCAGGCTGGTGTAAATCCACATAGATACAGCGAGTATCCGACCAACCTTGGGATAGCATCCAGTCTACACGTCGGGCGGCAGCAGTGACTTTATGACCTTCTTCTAATAACTTAGGAATTAAATTTTGCCCAATATAGCCACTGGCGCCTAGCACTAAAACTCGTTGTTTACCCGTCATGTTAATTTCCTGTGATGCTTAAATTAACGGCTATTGTGACTGAAATTCTACTTATGTAAAGAAGGCCATAAGAATTGGCGTAATGAGACTTAAAACGAAGCCGTGAACGATAGCGGCGGGAACAATCGATACACCACCACTGCGCTGCAATACAGGTAAAGTAAAGTCCATAGACGTAGAGCCACAAATTCCCAATGCAGTAGAACGATAGCGATTAATAATTAACGGGATCAACATGATAGCGGTTAATTCGCGCAATAGGTCATTAAAAAATGCGGCGCTGCCCATTACGGGGCCATAGGCATCGGTAATTAAGATACCGGTAAGTGAATACCAACCAAATCCAGAGGCGATAGCTAACCCCATCTTGATAGGAAGCCCAAGGAAAAAGGCCGCTGCTGCACCACCAATAAGGGCGCTAACCCCCATAACTAAGGCAATAGTCGTTCCTCGGCGGTTAATTAAAATCTGTCGAATATGCATTCCACTATTACGCAGTTGCACTCCAACTAGTAACAACAGCAACATTAGCGCTACTTGGCTGCCTTTATCCGCATAATGTAAGAATTTAAACCCGGTTAATCCGACCAAAAAGCCAAGGAGTAAAACACCACACAGTTGTAAGGACTCAAATACCATTTTGATACGAGAAGGGGGTTTTTCTTGCTTGTGCTGTGGGACTTTCCATGGATCGAGTTTATCCAGAAGAATTAAAGAAAGCGCATTGAAACCAAAAATGCACGCAAAGAAGGTCAGGGCATAAATTAAGATGGATACTAAATGTGCGCTGAGGTTTTCAAGCAAAGCAAGGGTAATACCCATTAAAAATAAAATGACGTACACCATCGAATTTAAAGACTGATGAACTCGATGAAGAACATTTTTATTTTTTATAGGTATCAAGTAACCAAGAAACAGAGGTAGAAGAATAATCAGCAAGCCAGAATACATGTTAGTGCCCTTTTATTTCATTTTGTTTTACTTCATTAACTACACTAATTTATGCCAATATAAACAACAAATTATATTTAAACTTTCATGAATATTGCTATCGAAACATGAATAAATTTAGCCTGTGATGCTAAATATCACGTAGGTGATAAATATTTTTCAATGGCTGATTAACTAAAAATAGGAGAAAAATGCTGGAAAATAAAGCATAAACATCCTATATCACCAATTAAATAAGCTCAATACAGGAACATGTATCGTAACGTGTTTTTTTTGTACTATGTTGACTCGTATAGCAATTAATCGGCTTAATGAGTAAGCTTTTATTTGCGATAGTTCAGGTTATTTCACGGATCCTTGAGTGGTCAAGATGTTACAATTAAACTCAGTTTTCGATAGCAAGGAGAGAGATATGTATCTGGAACGTGTGGAAATATACGGGTTTAGAGGGATCAACCGACTTTCTTTAGAACTCAATAATAATACCGTTCTCATCGGAGAAAACTCATGGGGTAAATCAAGTTTACTCGATGCCTTAGATATTTTGCTCTCTCCTGAACATCGCGAATACCAATTCACTGCTAATGATTTTCACCATCCTACCGGGGATGATGAAACGCGTTTTCGTACTTTGCAGATTGTCTTAAAGTTCTGCGAGAGTCGTCCTGGTCGTCATCAATCTTATCGTTTCCAGAATCTTGCTTCTGTTTGGATCGATAATGGGGATGATCTAAAACATATTCTATTCCGAGTAAGTGCGGAGCTAAAAGACGATAACAGCGTTGCGGTAGATAAATGCTTCTTAAATTCTGGGGGAAATAAATTATCCCTAGATAATGTCGGTAAGTATATTAAAGAGATTATCCGTTTATATCCCGTGATCCGCTTACGAGATGCGCGTTTTTTGAGTAGAATTAATTCCGAAACGATTGTCAGTGGAAGCAACCATTTCCGTGAAAACTTTAATCATCAGATTAAAGAATTGACGATGGCACTGGTAAATAATCCTGAACGCTTAAGTGATAATGATCTTGAAGATGGGGTGGATGCGATGCAGCAATTGCTGAGCCACTATTTTTCAGGGAAAAGCGGTCATATGGTGAGAACGGATAATTCAATGATCAGCATAGAGCCTCGTAAGCGAGGTTGGCAGGCGTTGGATAATATTAACCGATTCATTGCGAAACCGAATCAACGTAATATTCGCCTAATTATCCTAGGGATGTTTTCGTCATTACTACAATCTAAAGGGAATATTGAGCTGGATAAACATGCTCGCCCAATTATTATTGTGGAAGACCCAGAAACACGGTTACATCCTATTATGTTGTCTATTGCGTGGGGGCTGTTTAGTTTGTTCTCCTTGCAGCGGATCACCACAACTAATTCTGGCGATTTACTTTCCCAAGCGCCAATTGACAGCTTATGCCGCCTCGTTCGCGATACGAATAAAGTGTCTGCATATCGTTTAAATCCACAGGATTTAAGTGCCGAAGAGTTACGTAAAATCTCTTTCCATATTCGTTTTAATCGACCTTCCGCATTATTTGCTCGTTGTTGGTTACTGGTTGAAGGTGAAACGGAAATTTGGCTAATGAGTGAATTTGCGAGGCAGTGTAATTATTTCTTCGAAACAGAAGGAATTAAAGTGATTGCCTTTGCACAAAGTGGCTTAAAACCGTTATTAAAATTTGCCAATAAAATGGGTATTGAATGGCATGTATTAACCGATGGGGATGAAGCAGGGCGAAAATATGCTGCAACGGCGACGCATTACGCCAACAAAATTAATTCAGCAGATAGAGACCGGTTAACGATGTTACCTGCACCGGATATGGAACATTTTCTGTATCGCGAAGGGTTTCAAGGTTTGTACCATGAAATTGCAGAAATTCCTGAAAATGCCCGAGTATCAACTCGCCGTGTGATTTTAAAAGCAATTGCACGGACGTCAAAGCCAGACTTAGCACTGGCGACAGTAAATCGTGCCGCTGAATTAGGCCCTGAAGCAGTACCATTGGCCCTGAGAAATATGTTCTCAAGAGTTGCATGGTTGGCGCGTGGTAAGGCGTATTAATATAAATTGCAGTTAATCTTAAATCTGTTTAGTGAAGAGTGATAATTATTCAGCTATCTTATTTTTAAGAGCGGGGCCCCCTCAGATTAGAAATAGGAGCAGGTTTAATGAAGGCAGCATCAAGAAAAAAATGGATTTATGGCATATTTGTCCTACTCGCAGCACTGGTAAGCGCATGGTTTTTTCTTGGTAACCAGCAGCCAGAGAGCTACCAAACTGTTGATGTGACTCGTGGTGACCTCGATAAGCGGGTTATGGCGACGGGTAAGTTAGACGCTGTTCGTAAAGTGGATGTGGGGGCGCAGGTTAGTGGTCAACTGCAAACACTGTATGTCAAAGAAGGTGATACCGTTAAAAAAGGCGATCTACTCGCTGTTATTGATCCGCAAAAAGCGCAAAACGAAGTCACTGAATCTCAAGAAACTATCCATGAGTTAGAATCCAATTTGGCATTGGCTCAGGCTGAATTAAAGCTTGCGCAAGTGACTTATCAGCGTCATTTAAGCCTATCAAAAGTACAAGCGGTGGCTCAGCAAGAGCTAGATAAAGCCAGAACCGATGTGGAAGTAAATAAAGCGAAAGTGGCTACGTATCAGTCGCAGATTAAACGTAATCGCGCCTCTTTAGATACCGCGAAAACTAATCTGAAATACACCCAAATTACTGCGCCAATGGATGGTATTGTTACGTTTATCAAAACATTACAAGGGCAAACAGTGATTGCCGCCCAAGAGGCGCCAACGATTTTGACGTTAGCTGATTTGGATACGATGTTGGTCAAAGCTGAAGTTTCCGAAGCAGATGTTATCTACCTTGAACCAGGGCAAAGTGCGTCTTTTACAGTATTAGGCGCTCCGGATAAAAAATTCGCAGGAAAACTGAAAGATATCCTACCGACCCCTGAAAAAATTAACGATGCAATTTTCTACTATGCCCGTTTTGAAGTGCCAAACCCTCAACATCTTTTAAAGCTACAAATGACCGCACAAGTGGTGATTGAGCTTGAATCCCATAAAAATGTGCTGCTCCTTCCGTTACTCGCTTTAGGAAACGAAGTCACTCCACAAGTCTATGAAGTGGAGGTTTTGAATGATGGGATCCCACAAAAGAGAAACATTGAAATTGGCAGCCGTAACGATGTTTCAGTGGAAGTGATTAAAGGGTTGCAAGAAGGGGATAAGGTCATCGTCGGTCGCAGCAGCGATACGGAATTGTAATGATGACGACTTTATTGGAGCTGCATAATATTACGCGGCGCTACCCTGCGGGTGAGCAGGAGATCACCGTACTCAAAGATGTTTCGTTGAAAATAAATGCCGGTGAAATGGTGGCGATTATCGGGGCATCGGGGTCGGGAAAATCGACGTTGATGAATATTTTGGGATGCTTGGATAAACCCTCATCAGGGGAGTATTTCGTTGCAGGTCAAAATATTGCGACATTGGATAATGACCAATTAGCACAATTACGACGTGAACATTTTGGGTTTATCTTCCAGCGTTACCACTTACTGACCCATTTGAGTGCGGAGCAAAATGTTGAGATCCCCGCTATTTATGCTGGAGCAGGCAAGTCTCAGCGACAGGAACGGGCGGAGCAATTACTTCAACGTTTAGGCTTAGGTGAACGAGTCCATTATCGCCCAAGCCAATTATCAGGTGGACAGCAACAAAGGGTCAGTATTGCTCGTGCTCTGATGAATGGCGGACAGGTTATTTTGGCGGATGAGCCGACAGGCGCTCTGGATAGCCATTCGGGGAAAGAGGTCATGAAGATCTTAAAAGATCTTTGTGCCCAAGGGCATACGGTGATCATCGTTACCCATGACCCGAAAGTCGCGCAACAAGCGGAGCGGATCGTTGAAATCAAAGATGGCGAAATCATCAATGATTCAGGTGTGTTAGCAACAAAGAAAGTTGAGTTTCCGGCAAAAGTAGCAATGAAGAAAAGCCCATTAGGGCAATGGGTTAGCCGATTTAGTGAAGCCTTATTAATGGCGTGGCGCGCGATGGTAGTGAATAAAATGCGCACCTTGCTGACGATGCTGGGAATTGTGATTGGGATTGCCTCTGTGGTATCCATCATGGTGATTGGTGATGCGGCCAAAGGGATGGTATTGAATGATATTAAATCGATTGGTACCAATACAATTTCGGTGTATCCCGGAAAAGATTTTGGCAGCGATGACCCAGAAAATCGCCAAGCATTGAAAGCCTCTGATATTTCTGCAATTGCTCAGCAGCCTTATGTTCAGTCGGTAACTGGCTCTATTGATACCTCTGCTCGATTACGTAAAGGTAATTTAGATGCGGTGGCTCGAGTCGCAGGAGTGGGGGTAGGTTATTTCCAAGTTTATGGTAATAAATTTGCTGAAGGAATGGGATTTACTCAGGATATGCTTGAGCGGCGAGCGCCTGTCGTGGTGATTGACGGTAATACGAAACGACGCTTTTTTCCGAATAAACAGAATGTCGTGGGTGAGACATTGCTCATCGGAAATATGCCTGCCACTGTGATTGGTGTATTGGGAGAGCAAAAGTCAATTTTTGGTTCCAGTAAAAGCCTTGAAGTGTTTTTACCCGACACGACAATTAACAGTAAGCTGATTAACCGTTCTTACTATGACAGTATTGTCGTGAGAGTGAAGGATGGCATTGATGCGAAAGTGGCTGAACAGCAACTGGTCCGTTTGCTCACATTACGTCACGGTAAGAAAGATATTTTTACTTATAATATTGATACACTGGTCAAAACAGCGGAAAAAACCACCCAAACCATGCAGCTCTTTTTGACTTTAGTCGCTGTCATTTCCCTTGTGGTTGGGGGAATTGGTGTGATGAATATTATGCTGGTGTCTGTCACGGAAAGAACGCGTGAAATTGGTATTCGTATGGCAGTTGGTGCTCGTACGATGGATGTGATGCAGCAATTTCTCATTGAAGCGGTGTTAGTGTGTCTAATTGGTGGATTAATGGGTATCGGCTTATCGTATGGGGTTAGTTTGATTGCTCAAATGGCGCTGCCGGGCTGGACATTTGCATTTGATCCAATTGCACTCGTCAGTGCATTTGCGTGTTCAACGGCGATTGGGATTATTTTTGGTTTCCTACCAGCAAGAAATGCGGCGAGATTAAATCCGATTGATGCATTAGCAAGAGAATAATTTATCAATTAGTGATTATTTGAAAAGTTGTAGGGGGGGATTTCTACAACTTTTTTCTCACGATATAAGTAATTTATTTATTAAATAAAATAATCGGTGAATGGCTGTTTAGGTCGAATATTTTGTGAGAATAACTGAAATGAAAAGATGGTTTGCTCCATATTGGTGTGTCTAAATTAGAATTATCTATTGGTGGTAATTCATTTTATGAAATTTCTCTAAACAAATGCAGAGTTTTTAACCTATTAATTTATAGCTTATTTTGTTTTTACCCCCTCCTATTTCTCCTCTTATTTAAATAACCGATAATAAAAAAGCTATCAAAAAGGTAAATTCTACTTGCGATTTGGTACCGATCGTGGATATTATTCGTGTTGTAGAATAAATGAAACCTAGTTCCACTGAATGGAACTTTTAGCGAAAAAGCCAAAAATCATAAGTAAAGACTCATACACAGCAGGCATAAAAAATGGCAAATAAAGCAGGTGAAGATTATTCTCTGGCGCGGGTACCGCAAAGTGCTCGTCGACCATTTTATGAAGTGTTGATCCTCCGTATCGGTTCACTCGCTTGCGTTTCGCAAGTGATGCTAGGTGCAGCGCTTGGTTATGGATTAACGTTTTGGCAGGCGTTTTGGGCAACAATGCTCGGCTCTGTAATATTACAGGTCGTCAGTTGGGGGCTCGGAGCGGCAGCTTGCCGTGAAGGAATGTCAATCAGTCTACTGTCTCGGTGGTCTGGTTTTGGAAAACTAGGATCGGCATTAATTGGAGGAGCTATTGCTATCTCCTTAATGGGTTGGTTTGGTGTCCAAAATGGTTTCTTCGCGGATGGAATGTATAAAGCGACTAACGTGCTAACACCAGGGACCTGGTCGCTTATTACAGGTATTGCGGTGACAGTTATTACGGTATATGGGTATCGCTTTTTATCTATTACCGCGAATATTTCAACACCGCTATTTTTATTCGCATTAGGTTGGGCAACTTATAATTTATTATCGGGACAGGACATTAGTTCATTAATTAATGCCACTGAACCTGCCGGGCCTTTAATGACAATGCCAGCTGCAATTACGATGGTTGCGGGTGGCTTTATCATCTCTGCTGTAACAACACCAGACATCAGTCGCTTTATGCATAAACCGAAAGATGTATTCTGGATGACTTTGATTGGTACATTTTGTGGCGAACTTTTCGTCAACATGATTGCGGTATTAATGGCTTTAGCATTACGCACAAGCCAAGTTTTTGATTTGATGATGGCGTTAACTGGGTTGCTAGGTGCATCGATTGTTATCTTCTCAACAATTAAAATGAATGATATCAATCTCTACTCTTCATCACTTGGCTTCTCCACACTGTTGAACGCTATTTTTAATCAGCGTTTTGACCGCCGTTATTTAACATGGGTCATTGGTATTTTCGGTACCGTGGCTTCCATGTTAGGCATCTTAGATAATTTTATTAGTTTCTTAATTTATCTTGGTATTTCGATTCCACCTGTCGCGGGTATTATGGTTGTCGATTATTACTTGTTAAAACGTGACAGAAAAGAGCTGGATATCACCCGAGAACAAGGCATTTTACCCACTCGCTGTGAAGCGTATAACCCAGTGACTTTAGTTGTATGGTGTTGTGCGGTTGTCGTGGGTTGGGGTACCTCTGCTCTGGGGCCATTTGGGGCAGATATTGGCGTTCCAGCGTTGAACTCTTTACTGGTTGGTGCGGTAGCTTATTGGATAAGTATGCGCTTATTAGCGGCATTCCGAGGCGAAAAAGGCACTCACTTCCGCCAAGTTTCTCATTTAAATTGAGGACAGATAGATGACCGATAACCAAGTGAAAGTGGCTCTGGCTCAGTTTGATTCTGAACTAGGTAATAAAATAGGTAACTTGCAGCGTATGACGCAACTGTGCGAGCAGGCGGCATCTCAAGGCGCTAAGTTAATCTGTTTCCCTGAGCTGTCAACAACGGGCTATCGGGGTGATCTACTCTCTACTCAGTTATGGGATCTTAGTGATTTTGATGGCAGCGAAACATACCGCCTATTTAGCCAATTAGCTTCTCGTCTAAATATCACGATTGTGGCGGGATTTGTTGAACGCGGCAGCCGTCTTGGTGAAGTGTATAACGCCGTTGGCATCTGGAATCCGGGCTGTGAAAATATCAGCGGCGTATTTCGTAAAGTGCATGCGTTTGGTATTGAAAAGCAGTGGTTCAAAAACGGAGATACTTTCCCCGTGTTTGATACGCCAATTGGCAAAATTGGTGTGATGATTTGCTACGACATGGGCTTCCCTGAAGTCGCGTGGATCCTCACTCTGCAAGGTGCAGAGTTGCTAATTGCGCCTTCTGCGTGGTGTATTCAAGACCGCGATATGTGGGACATTAATACAGCGTGTCGTGCTTTAGAGAATGGCACGCATCTTCTAGCAGTAAATCGCTGGGGGCATGAAGCAGATTTACACCTATTTGGTGGTAGTAAAATTATGGGCCCGCGAGGGCAAGTTTTGTGTGAGGCATCTTGCGAACAAGAACAGTTGTTACTTGGTGAAATTGATTTTCGTCTTCAAGCACATACGCGATTAAATGTGCCTTATTTAAGAGATAGAAAACCTCTAAATTATGGCTTGCTAGTGCAGGAAATTCAGGTATGAGTATTTTAACCAGTGTTGTCGATGTGTTTCGCCTATTTTTACGCTCAGGTGATGAGCTAACAGTAAGCACATTGGTAAATGAGCTGTCTATGCCTAAAAGTTCTGCTTCGCGTCTGTTAAAACAGATGGCAGAACTTGGGTTGCTCGAAAAGAAAAATAACGCGCCGATTTATCGTCCTGGTTTGTTAATTATGGAGATTGCTCACCGAGCTCGAGGCATGAACCATTTAATTGATATGGCGTTAGAAGCGTTAGACAGTTTGACGAAAGATACTGGGTTTACCAGTTATGTATCTGCGTTAGATGAAGACAAAGTCCGTGTTGTTCATGCACGAATTGGTAACAGTATGCTGCAAGTGATTACGCAGCCTGGAACGCGTTTACCTATTGGTGGTACATCGACGGGGCGCGCATTATTAGCACGTTTGCCGATAAGTGAGCGCATAAACTTAATTAATTTAGAGCCAGAAGAGTCTCGAGCTAGTTTAAATGAGCGCATTAGCGTGATCACTGAACGAGGTTGGGAGTTTTCAGTCAATGAGTCAGTTGCCGGTGTCGCTTCTGTATCCAGTACAGTATATGACCCTTCACAAAATACGTTGTATGCGTTGTGTTTGAGTCTCCCAGCGTCGCAAATGACCGATGAGATTATCGTACAGTTGTCCCAAGATCTTTACCGTAAGGCTTCTTACCTAGGATGTATGGTTGGGGATCCTTACTGGTTAGAGCGTAGTACTAAGTAGTCAAAAAACCTTGTGATATAAAGCAGTATCAGCAGTAAAAGTTCAGTAATGAGTAGTTGCAGTAAATAATAATTAAATACCATTCAAAGTGCGTGAATACGCCTTCATCAGGAAATATACCCTTTGTCTTTAGCTAAGGGTATTCAGAGTGAACGGGTGCCTCTTTGGTGCTCGTTCACTCTAAAACACAAAAAAATAATTAGAATTAAAGGAAGTGCAATGACTCTAAAGCAAACTTTGTGCGTTTATG encodes:
- a CDS encoding IclR family transcriptional regulator — encoded protein: MSILTSVVDVFRLFLRSGDELTVSTLVNELSMPKSSASRLLKQMAELGLLEKKNNAPIYRPGLLIMEIAHRARGMNHLIDMALEALDSLTKDTGFTSYVSALDEDKVRVVHARIGNSMLQVITQPGTRLPIGGTSTGRALLARLPISERINLINLEPEESRASLNERISVITERGWEFSVNESVAGVASVSSTVYDPSQNTLYALCLSLPASQMTDEIIVQLSQDLYRKASYLGCMVGDPYWLERSTK